A genomic region of Streptococcus suis contains the following coding sequences:
- the asp3 gene encoding accessory Sec system protein Asp3, translating into MEGRLIQKIYWGDTANGGNYLYGSVIDHFDKKVQFENLRFASGKPIKRWHSRTNYQGDRQSPNLPLLRPGYRYRIEHNYSVEPEGRAYIELQYFNRQGEVVGLDILKNGEQEFVYPADAFTYNMALVSAGCQRVYFSDIALYVLDEIDTHYQSRKARGYYSQNRYPQDLEFVTGLIRNTREEEGV; encoded by the coding sequence ATGGAAGGACGATTAATACAAAAGATTTATTGGGGAGATACAGCGAATGGTGGAAATTATTTGTATGGCTCTGTAATTGATCATTTTGATAAAAAGGTTCAGTTTGAAAATCTTCGTTTTGCTTCTGGTAAACCAATAAAACGATGGCATTCTAGGACCAATTATCAAGGGGATCGTCAGTCGCCGAATCTGCCACTTTTGCGTCCGGGTTATCGCTATCGTATAGAACACAACTATTCTGTTGAACCAGAAGGTCGTGCTTACATTGAATTGCAATATTTTAATCGCCAAGGCGAGGTTGTTGGATTAGATATCTTGAAAAATGGAGAACAAGAGTTTGTTTACCCTGCTGATGCCTTCACTTACAATATGGCTTTAGTTAGTGCAGGCTGTCAGCGTGTTTATTTTTCTGATATTGCACTATATGTCTTGGATGAGATTGACACCCACTACCAATCTAGAAAAGCGAGGGGGTATTACAGCCAAAATCGTTATCCGCAGGATTTAGAATTTGTAACAGGCCTTATCCGAAATACTAGAGAAGAGGAAGGGGTATGA
- a CDS encoding glycosyltransferase family 2 protein encodes MEKVSVIVPVYNAGPYLRQCIDSILSQTYSNFELILVNDGSTDASAEVCEAYRQADGRVRLIHKKLGGGGVGAARNSALPLITGDFVLFVDNDDWLEPNHIEVLYQALKETESDIAVVNFTQFMEERGSFAFHVTEKDYFREVYTPQEWFAREYDGRFSFSQCFTVPWCKLYKASLFENISYPEGEKVEDDYTTWKLYLMADRIVFTNTALYYHRKRETSVTKTVETTYVFPLKSIEERITILSLIGFDIAAELRAYRWRLDLHRDSFLASGHMQEYQKCLQKIAILNKYYNKNNI; translated from the coding sequence ATGGAAAAAGTTTCTGTCATTGTTCCTGTGTATAATGCGGGGCCCTATTTGCGACAGTGTATAGATAGCATTCTTTCGCAAACCTATTCAAATTTTGAATTGATTTTAGTGAACGATGGTTCAACAGATGCGAGTGCAGAAGTTTGTGAAGCTTATCGACAGGCAGATGGTCGTGTGCGACTTATCCACAAAAAACTTGGTGGTGGAGGAGTAGGAGCAGCACGTAATTCGGCCCTTCCATTAATCACGGGTGATTTTGTTCTTTTTGTTGATAATGACGATTGGTTAGAACCGAACCATATAGAAGTGTTGTACCAAGCGTTGAAGGAGACGGAATCGGATATTGCTGTAGTTAATTTTACGCAATTTATGGAAGAGAGAGGGAGTTTTGCTTTTCATGTAACAGAAAAGGACTATTTTCGAGAGGTTTATACTCCTCAAGAATGGTTTGCTAGAGAATATGATGGGCGATTTTCCTTTAGTCAGTGTTTTACAGTTCCATGGTGTAAATTATATAAGGCGTCCTTGTTTGAGAATATTAGCTATCCTGAAGGTGAAAAAGTTGAGGATGACTATACGACCTGGAAGCTATATTTGATGGCTGATCGGATTGTATTTACCAATACTGCGTTGTATTATCATCGTAAGCGCGAGACTAGTGTGACTAAAACAGTAGAGACGACTTATGTTTTTCCGTTAAAAAGTATCGAAGAGAGAATAACTATTTTGAGTCTGATTGGTTTTGATATAGCCGCAGAGTTGAGAGCTTATCGGTGGAGATTGGATCTTCACAGGGATAGTTTTTTGGCGTCGGGTCATATGCAAGAATATCAAAAATGCCTACAAAAAATAGCCATTCTAAATAAGTATTATAACAAAAACAATATATAG
- the gtfA gene encoding accessory Sec system glycosyltransferase GtfA translates to MTIYNINRGIGWASSGVEYAQAYRASILRNIQQDSKFIFTDMFQGENLAHYTANIGFQDEEVVWLYGFFTDVKTRSTTYTIGQFESSLSSGMVKISQNNDSIRYEDKEKGIVAVGFLRKDHPDYVQRVEYLSKGKLIRKDYFSYTKMFSEYYAPVDNQPKLYQRTFFNEDGSVAYEENCDGEKSLFRFKDTILFSKEELIGYMLDCLQLTSQDIILVDRATGTGQAILRHKGAAKVAVVIHAEHYNINSMTEDTILWNNYYEYQFTNADKIDAFITSTQAQKDTLSAQFKKYTNLDPAIFVLPVGSLDKLRHSAEGRRPFSLLTCSRLAAEKHIDWLVEGVVLAQKQLPDLTFDIYGAGGQQSKLASMIEQHQAQSYIHLKGHHDLTDIYQQYQVYLTASTSEGFGLTLMEAIGSGLPIIGLDVPYGNQTFVENEKNGSLIPRQDPDDAIIYAQEFAKRLIQLYQSNQLDAWHQASYKRAEEFLTSRLEEAWQTFIEEV, encoded by the coding sequence ATGACAATTTACAATATCAACCGAGGTATCGGTTGGGCCAGTAGTGGCGTTGAGTATGCTCAAGCCTATCGCGCGAGCATACTAAGAAATATTCAGCAAGACAGTAAATTTATTTTTACGGATATGTTCCAAGGTGAAAACCTTGCACATTATACAGCTAATATTGGTTTTCAAGATGAGGAAGTAGTATGGCTGTATGGATTTTTTACTGATGTGAAAACCAGATCGACAACCTACACCATTGGTCAGTTTGAATCGAGTTTATCATCTGGTATGGTTAAAATCTCACAAAACAATGACTCTATCCGCTATGAAGATAAGGAAAAGGGCATTGTAGCCGTTGGTTTTTTGAGAAAAGATCACCCAGACTATGTGCAACGTGTCGAATACCTATCCAAAGGGAAGCTTATTCGTAAAGACTATTTTAGTTATACAAAAATGTTCTCTGAATACTATGCACCAGTAGACAATCAGCCTAAGTTGTATCAACGGACATTCTTCAATGAAGATGGCAGTGTAGCCTATGAAGAAAACTGTGATGGTGAAAAGTCTCTATTCCGTTTCAAGGATACGATTTTATTTTCAAAAGAAGAATTGATTGGCTATATGTTGGATTGTTTGCAGTTGACCAGTCAAGATATTATTCTTGTGGATCGAGCGACGGGAACAGGTCAAGCTATTCTTCGTCATAAGGGAGCTGCAAAGGTTGCTGTTGTGATTCATGCAGAACACTACAATATTAATTCAATGACAGAGGATACCATTCTCTGGAATAATTATTATGAATATCAGTTTACCAATGCTGATAAAATTGACGCCTTCATCACATCCACCCAGGCTCAGAAAGATACGCTGTCTGCTCAATTTAAAAAATATACAAATTTAGATCCAGCTATTTTTGTCTTGCCAGTCGGTAGTTTAGATAAATTGCGTCATTCAGCCGAAGGAAGACGGCCATTCTCGCTTCTTACCTGTTCACGTTTAGCTGCAGAAAAACATATTGATTGGTTAGTTGAGGGTGTCGTCTTAGCGCAGAAGCAACTACCTGACCTAACATTTGATATTTATGGTGCTGGTGGTCAGCAATCGAAGTTGGCAAGCATGATTGAGCAACATCAAGCGCAAAGTTATATTCATCTCAAGGGGCACCATGATTTGACTGATATTTATCAGCAGTATCAAGTATATCTGACAGCCTCAACTAGTGAAGGCTTCGGTTTGACTCTGATGGAAGCTATCGGCTCAGGTTTGCCGATTATTGGTCTGGATGTTCCGTACGGGAACCAAACCTTTGTTGAAAATGAAAAAAATGGTTCTCTTATTCCGAGACAGGACCCAGATGATGCTATTATCTATGCACAAGAATTTGCGAAGCGCTTGATTCAACTGTATCAATCTAACCAATTGGATGCCTGGCATCAGGCTTCTTACAAGCGGGCAGAAGAATTTCTAACCAGTCGTCTAGAAGAAGCTTGGCAAACATTTATCGAGGAGGTGTAA
- the secY2 gene encoding accessory Sec system protein translocase subunit SecY2, translating to MFASMKKKIQSSLILKRILWSVGIIFVYMLGKYIPIGTLPVYSEIGAGGYDLTSSLDTLAMVSGGNFSMQNLFSLGLSPWMTSMILWRFLSLFKVVKVATKRQTQLWQMSLMFIIAFIQAYGYSGVSDYFEIPALGPQSKVLLRISSIVILIAGSYVLAWLAAVNARKGVGGPSVIIISNMTLTFLVNIARLVSENRFDIWIWLLITLFVLGGASILIWITIRVFRAEYRIPIRRITIVSSFAEETYIPLKLTPAGGMPFMYAMTLMTLPPLFISILLGFFPDNEALQYLSQHFSMSQLVGIIFYLILLFILAIGFAFFNLDPGEIAEGMQKGGDYIEGVRPGEATKKYIGSYLWKLAIIGAIYTSLMGGIPMLIIWSQSGQISFAILIQNIYIMTTLMLGIVEQISVMQTWKQYDDLI from the coding sequence ATGTTTGCATCAATGAAGAAAAAAATCCAAAGTTCATTAATTTTAAAAAGGATACTTTGGTCAGTTGGTATAATTTTTGTCTATATGTTAGGGAAATATATTCCTATTGGGACGTTGCCAGTTTATTCTGAAATAGGTGCTGGTGGGTATGATTTAACGAGTTCTCTAGATACTTTAGCGATGGTATCTGGAGGGAATTTTTCTATGCAGAATCTATTTTCATTGGGTTTAAGTCCTTGGATGACCAGTATGATTCTGTGGCGTTTTTTGAGCTTGTTTAAAGTGGTGAAAGTGGCAACGAAGCGACAAACTCAGTTATGGCAGATGTCACTGATGTTTATAATTGCTTTTATTCAAGCATACGGGTATAGTGGAGTTAGTGATTATTTCGAAATTCCAGCATTAGGACCACAGAGTAAAGTACTTTTGAGAATCAGTTCAATTGTTATCCTGATAGCAGGGAGCTATGTTCTTGCATGGCTTGCGGCTGTCAACGCTAGAAAAGGCGTTGGTGGACCATCAGTCATCATTATTTCGAATATGACCTTAACATTTTTAGTAAATATTGCTAGATTGGTATCTGAGAATCGCTTTGATATTTGGATTTGGTTGCTGATTACTCTGTTTGTCCTAGGTGGAGCATCAATTCTTATTTGGATCACGATTAGGGTCTTTAGAGCAGAATATCGAATCCCTATTCGAAGAATAACAATCGTTAGTTCCTTTGCAGAGGAGACGTACATCCCTCTCAAATTAACCCCAGCAGGTGGGATGCCGTTTATGTATGCGATGACCTTGATGACTCTACCTCCGTTATTTATTTCTATATTGCTCGGATTTTTCCCAGATAATGAAGCACTACAGTATCTTTCACAACATTTCTCGATGTCACAGCTAGTAGGAATAATTTTCTATCTTATTCTGTTATTTATTCTGGCAATTGGCTTTGCGTTCTTTAATTTGGATCCAGGAGAAATTGCTGAAGGAATGCAAAAAGGTGGGGATTATATTGAAGGAGTTCGTCCAGGAGAAGCTACTAAGAAATACATCGGATCGTATTTGTGGAAATTGGCAATTATAGGTGCAATTTATACAAGTTTAATGGGTGGTATTCCCATGCTGATTATTTGGAGCCAATCAGGGCAGATAAGTTTTGCTATTCTTATACAAAACATTTATATTATGACCACTCTAATGTTAGGGATTGTAGAGCAAATAAGTGTAATGCAAACTTGGAAACAGTACGATGACTTGATTTAA
- the asp1 gene encoding accessory Sec system protein Asp1 has product MYYFIPSWYNGNRKWFVETPLWFRVFERMSFDDTINQIQMFQAAHEEAALILTCYHPQLRYYLHKQGLLDVNYWSFFDDIQNIQRKETKTIPFKELGWPEGTRFIYSPFMVLAYVDNEKIADIHFAENGNLHFVIFYEENKEARRYYFDDRGFLSSIQYSKDGVPSYQDYLNEFGVWQVREHLTRKHSVIEINPSADQMFYKLTYDAWEELFKERVQLLKSEWMKPDDFLVVASDLRHNDLIFNNFGEYRKVFSLFGDRFDVKNTEALKLVIEAASLVIIDTEAAEQQLLAEIEQHQLPHRFINRVTPFDTRLRLGRSQTIKELIIYFLIDGIDQTCYRLALDEILGTMMENPLIELHLISYENGRKKEQVTEEVLQIINENYSLERFTDLVENESENLLEEDEEIELTAIQFKHFTNENQIIKELDTTRLVIDLSEKPHIYTQIASISAGLPQINMIKTEYVTHSENGWIVDEVSEISEAIRYYFDGLSNWNNSLIYTVQKMGDYTSGKIIAHWKELLENKNETIADRG; this is encoded by the coding sequence ATGTATTATTTTATTCCGTCATGGTATAACGGAAATCGGAAGTGGTTTGTTGAAACGCCGCTATGGTTCCGTGTATTTGAGCGTATGAGCTTTGATGATACAATCAACCAAATTCAGATGTTTCAAGCTGCTCATGAAGAAGCTGCGCTTATTTTGACATGCTACCACCCGCAACTTCGCTATTATTTACACAAACAAGGCTTATTAGATGTGAATTATTGGTCATTTTTTGATGATATTCAAAACATTCAAAGAAAGGAAACAAAGACAATTCCTTTTAAAGAATTAGGATGGCCCGAAGGGACTAGATTTATCTATTCCCCATTTATGGTGTTGGCATATGTTGATAACGAAAAGATTGCTGATATCCATTTTGCCGAAAATGGGAACCTACACTTTGTCATTTTTTACGAAGAAAATAAAGAAGCTAGACGCTATTATTTTGACGATAGAGGATTTTTATCGAGCATTCAATATTCAAAAGACGGTGTTCCTAGCTATCAGGATTACTTAAATGAATTTGGGGTATGGCAGGTTCGAGAACATCTAACTCGAAAGCACAGTGTGATTGAAATCAATCCATCGGCCGATCAAATGTTCTATAAATTGACGTATGATGCCTGGGAGGAATTGTTTAAAGAACGTGTACAATTACTGAAATCTGAGTGGATGAAACCGGATGATTTTTTGGTGGTAGCTAGTGATTTACGTCATAATGATCTTATCTTTAATAATTTTGGTGAGTATCGAAAGGTATTTTCTCTCTTTGGCGATCGTTTTGATGTAAAAAATACTGAGGCGCTAAAGCTGGTTATTGAGGCTGCAAGTTTAGTAATTATTGATACTGAGGCAGCAGAACAACAGCTTTTGGCAGAAATCGAACAACACCAGTTACCACATCGTTTTATTAATCGCGTTACTCCATTTGATACTCGTCTTCGCTTAGGGCGCAGCCAGACAATTAAAGAACTAATTATCTATTTCTTAATTGATGGTATAGATCAAACCTGTTATCGTCTAGCTTTAGATGAAATTTTAGGAACAATGATGGAGAATCCACTGATAGAACTTCATTTAATAAGTTATGAGAACGGTAGAAAAAAAGAGCAGGTAACAGAAGAAGTCTTGCAGATTATTAATGAAAATTATTCACTGGAACGATTTACTGATTTGGTGGAAAATGAAAGCGAGAACTTACTGGAAGAAGATGAGGAAATAGAGTTAACTGCTATCCAATTCAAACATTTTACAAATGAAAATCAGATTATAAAAGAATTGGATACAACAAGATTAGTGATTGATTTGAGCGAAAAGCCTCACATATATACTCAAATTGCAAGCATTAGTGCTGGTTTGCCTCAAATTAATATGATAAAAACTGAGTATGTGACCCATTCAGAAAACGGTTGGATTGTTGATGAGGTTTCAGAGATTTCGGAAGCTATTCGTTATTATTTTGATGGCTTGAGCAATTGGAATAACTCGCTTATTTATACAGTTCAAAAAATGGGTGATTATACTAGTGGAAAAATCATAGCCCATTGGAAAGAATTATTGGAAAATAAAAATGAAACTATTGCAGATAGGGGATGA
- the asp2 gene encoding accessory Sec system protein Asp2, producing the protein MKLLQIGDENWAKDLELPEQIEWLYTPSDKLQDYLEGLKAAEIAKIPEERLAEMEEPPKVHIHFSGVVVTSDIAEEVLEQLTSNVDAYSLFKDKGVTIFDQRVDGICRRAVMRELPIEESHYNTILYLYRNLFGGQYGAKLKIPEIDVNPHFKGQVSYDGNVGVNFEGDFGKDFTTLYTFRYNLPVFSMSLELWPEFIKEGDCQLRMEIVCLRKGSLGDVYKTLIIDECDLKEPYILRTDEEVGHYSISFSVKGSGKLKFGVTHWRYSREGLGRFVLGGKRHVDEKRQEIFTYFNPGDLKPPLNVYFSGFRGAEGFEGFFMMKAMRTPFMLIADPRLEGGCFYSGTEQLEKNVIDAIQESLDYLGFTSDQLILSGLSMGAFGGLYYASHFKPHAVIVGKPFTNLGDTVANLKLKRPDEFETSGDMIRNVVGGSDEAAIERFNQHFWNKFGKVDFDKTEFAIAYMQQDDYDGHAMERLVEHLADSDTHIYAKGYEGRHNDNSRAINRWFMTQYHKFLKNDFGRKL; encoded by the coding sequence ATGAAACTATTGCAGATAGGGGATGAGAACTGGGCGAAAGACCTAGAACTTCCCGAACAAATAGAGTGGTTATACACACCAAGTGATAAACTACAAGATTACTTAGAGGGATTAAAAGCTGCTGAAATTGCCAAGATACCCGAAGAAAGACTAGCTGAAATGGAAGAACCTCCAAAAGTTCATATTCATTTTTCGGGTGTGGTAGTTACTTCGGATATTGCGGAAGAAGTACTGGAGCAACTTACCTCTAATGTCGATGCTTACTCTCTATTTAAGGATAAGGGAGTCACGATTTTCGATCAGCGAGTAGATGGAATTTGTCGACGAGCGGTAATGAGGGAACTACCTATTGAGGAATCACATTACAACACCATACTTTATCTATATCGGAATTTATTTGGTGGGCAATATGGTGCAAAATTAAAGATTCCTGAAATTGATGTAAATCCACACTTTAAAGGACAAGTATCATACGATGGAAATGTTGGTGTGAATTTTGAAGGAGACTTTGGTAAAGATTTTACAACACTATATACATTTCGGTATAATCTGCCTGTTTTCTCTATGTCATTGGAACTTTGGCCAGAATTCATAAAAGAAGGCGACTGTCAACTCCGAATGGAGATTGTTTGCCTTCGCAAGGGATCGCTTGGCGATGTGTATAAAACTTTGATTATTGACGAATGTGACTTAAAAGAGCCATATATTTTAAGGACAGATGAGGAAGTTGGCCATTATTCTATTTCATTTAGTGTAAAAGGAAGTGGAAAGTTAAAATTTGGTGTAACTCACTGGAGATACTCTCGAGAAGGGCTTGGGCGGTTTGTTTTAGGTGGAAAGCGACACGTTGATGAAAAAAGACAAGAGATTTTTACCTATTTCAATCCTGGAGATTTAAAACCACCACTGAATGTATACTTTTCTGGTTTCCGTGGAGCGGAAGGTTTCGAAGGGTTCTTTATGATGAAAGCTATGAGAACTCCATTTATGTTAATTGCTGATCCGCGTTTAGAAGGTGGGTGTTTCTATTCTGGAACAGAGCAATTAGAAAAGAATGTGATTGATGCCATTCAGGAGTCGTTAGACTATCTTGGTTTCACATCCGATCAATTGATTTTATCCGGGTTGTCGATGGGCGCATTTGGTGGTCTCTACTATGCTTCTCACTTCAAACCGCATGCTGTCATTGTTGGGAAACCATTTACAAATCTAGGAGATACAGTTGCTAACTTGAAGTTGAAGCGACCAGATGAGTTTGAAACAAGTGGTGATATGATTCGAAATGTCGTTGGAGGATCAGACGAAGCAGCGATTGAACGTTTTAACCAACATTTTTGGAATAAATTTGGTAAGGTAGACTTTGATAAGACGGAATTTGCCATTGCCTACATGCAACAGGATGACTATGATGGTCATGCTATGGAGCGTTTAGTAGAGCATCTGGCAGATAGTGATACACATATCTATGCCAAGGGATATGAGGGACGTCACAATGATAATAGTAGAGCCATTAATAGGTGGTTCATGACGCAGTATCATAAATTCTTGAAGAACGATTTTGGAAGGAAGCTCTAA
- a CDS encoding LPXTG cell wall anchor domain-containing protein, translating into MPNTGEQSSAWAGILGAGLLLGGLYKRRKKEEEDVEENSN; encoded by the coding sequence TTGCCAAATACTGGTGAACAATCATCAGCTTGGGCAGGAATCCTTGGGGCAGGTCTCCTTCTTGGTGGTTTGTATAAACGCCGTAAAAAAGAAGAGGAAGATGTCGAGGAAAATAGTAATTGA
- the secA2 gene encoding accessory Sec system translocase SecA2, whose protein sequence is MKLRNNTSILNKYRLFKIRRITKKIIKLESEYRQMTDEELSGQTIKFKERLAQGETLDDLLVEAFATVREACYRILGQFPYEVQVMGGIALHQGCIAEMRTGEGKTLTATMPLYLNALMGKGAILVTTNAYLAVRDGEEMGKVYQFLGLTVGIGAKEEEDTDTNQDSEEDRESVYMADITYTTSATLGFDYLSNNLVSSAEGKFLRDFNYVIVDEADAVLLDSAQTPLIISGFPRVQSNLFDICNQFILTLKEGEEFFFDPDKKEVYLTDKGNDYAESYFDIDELYSSESWELNRHINLALRAHYLYRKNFDYVVQDDEIKLLDNRTGRVIEGTRLQSGIHQAIETKEKVKKTKESRAMGSVTYQSLFNMFPKIAGMTGTGHQAEDELIETYHVPVVSIPTNKPTQRIDYPDKIYATLPEKLYATIEMVKKLHAKGQPVLLISGTVEITQIYSKMLLQEGIPHSTLTANKVAKEALIIQEAGQYGTVTCATIMAGRGTDIKLGQGVAELGGLAVIGTERMPNSRMDWQLRGRSGRQGEPGMSQFFVSLEDELLVNNGPEWVKKYFKKKNNTERRNYGQPLKSKRFKRALTHAQTKSEDGAISSRRFTIEYDESMRIQRNKVYALRDRLMLEDLDLSAKVEKIVFEVIGDFLQTHPKRSPHQLRRYILDNFTYEFKKIPEDLLLASDTQIEDLLFLIFKKEMKKKARIVQTHEGMSEFYRLAVLKAIDEAWIEEVDTLQQLKGVITTRSTAQKGSVSEYYKESLRSYKEMTRQIQQKIVRNIMLSTIEVDKEGRFSIYFV, encoded by the coding sequence ATGAAGTTAAGAAATAATACTTCAATTTTAAACAAATATCGGTTGTTTAAAATTAGGCGTATCACTAAAAAAATTATTAAACTAGAATCTGAGTATCGCCAAATGACCGATGAAGAGCTTTCTGGTCAGACAATAAAATTCAAAGAACGCCTTGCACAAGGGGAGACTTTGGATGATTTGTTGGTAGAGGCTTTTGCAACTGTGAGGGAAGCCTGCTACCGCATACTAGGGCAGTTTCCCTACGAAGTTCAAGTCATGGGAGGCATCGCCCTCCACCAAGGCTGTATTGCAGAAATGCGTACCGGAGAAGGAAAGACCCTAACTGCAACAATGCCTCTTTACCTAAATGCACTAATGGGTAAGGGAGCGATACTAGTAACCACCAATGCCTACCTCGCTGTTCGTGATGGGGAGGAAATGGGAAAAGTCTATCAGTTTCTAGGCTTGACTGTTGGGATTGGTGCGAAGGAAGAAGAGGATACTGATACGAATCAAGATTCAGAAGAAGATAGGGAAAGTGTCTATATGGCAGATATTACCTATACAACTAGTGCAACACTTGGTTTCGATTATCTCTCTAATAATCTTGTGTCATCTGCAGAAGGCAAATTCCTACGAGACTTTAACTATGTAATCGTTGATGAGGCGGATGCCGTCTTACTAGACAGTGCCCAGACACCGTTGATTATTTCGGGTTTTCCACGAGTGCAGTCAAACCTATTTGATATTTGTAATCAGTTCATTCTAACCTTAAAAGAAGGGGAGGAATTCTTTTTTGACCCAGATAAAAAAGAAGTTTATCTGACAGATAAAGGGAATGACTATGCAGAATCCTACTTTGATATAGATGAACTCTACTCATCCGAAAGTTGGGAGTTGAATCGCCATATTAACTTGGCTCTCCGCGCTCATTATCTTTATCGGAAAAATTTTGATTATGTCGTGCAGGATGATGAAATCAAACTGTTGGATAATCGGACAGGTCGGGTGATAGAAGGAACACGTTTGCAATCCGGTATTCACCAAGCTATCGAGACAAAAGAAAAGGTCAAGAAGACTAAGGAAAGTCGAGCGATGGGCTCAGTCACCTACCAGAGTCTATTTAACATGTTTCCGAAAATCGCAGGAATGACTGGAACTGGACATCAGGCTGAAGATGAATTGATTGAAACTTATCATGTTCCTGTAGTTTCTATTCCGACAAATAAACCGACCCAGCGCATTGACTACCCGGATAAGATATATGCCACCCTACCAGAGAAGTTATATGCCACCATTGAGATGGTAAAAAAACTTCATGCGAAGGGGCAGCCTGTATTATTAATTTCAGGAACTGTAGAAATCACGCAAATTTATTCCAAGATGTTGTTGCAAGAAGGAATTCCGCACAGTACCCTTACAGCTAATAAAGTTGCCAAAGAGGCGCTTATTATTCAAGAAGCGGGACAATATGGAACTGTAACTTGTGCAACTATTATGGCTGGTCGTGGAACGGACATCAAACTTGGTCAAGGAGTGGCTGAACTTGGCGGGTTAGCAGTCATCGGAACAGAGCGGATGCCCAACAGTCGTATGGACTGGCAGTTGCGAGGTCGTTCAGGACGTCAGGGTGAACCGGGGATGTCACAATTTTTTGTCTCATTGGAAGATGAGTTGCTAGTCAATAATGGACCTGAGTGGGTTAAAAAGTACTTTAAGAAAAAGAACAACACCGAACGAAGGAATTATGGACAGCCCTTAAAATCGAAACGCTTCAAACGTGCACTTACGCATGCTCAAACAAAAAGTGAGGATGGGGCGATTAGTTCCCGTCGTTTTACGATTGAATATGATGAGAGCATGCGCATTCAGCGGAATAAGGTATATGCTCTTAGGGATAGGCTCATGTTGGAAGACCTGGATCTATCAGCCAAGGTAGAGAAAATTGTATTTGAAGTCATTGGAGATTTCTTACAGACCCATCCCAAACGTAGCCCTCATCAATTGAGACGCTATATTTTGGACAACTTTACCTACGAATTTAAAAAAATACCTGAAGATTTGCTTCTTGCTAGTGATACCCAAATTGAGGACCTACTTTTTCTAATCTTTAAAAAGGAAATGAAGAAGAAAGCTCGTATTGTTCAAACACATGAGGGGATGTCTGAATTTTATCGATTGGCAGTTTTAAAGGCTATTGATGAAGCTTGGATTGAAGAGGTAGATACGCTGCAACAGTTGAAAGGTGTGATAACGACGCGTTCAACAGCACAAAAAGGAAGTGTCTCCGAGTACTACAAAGAATCTTTGCGCTCCTACAAGGAAATGACTCGACAAATTCAGCAGAAAATTGTACGTAATATCATGCTAAGTACTATCGAAGTAGATAAAGAGGGAAGATTCTCTATTTACTTTGTATAA